The Thermodesulfobacteriota bacterium genome contains the following window.
GACCCGTCTGACGAGTCGGACGGGTCCGACCCCCAAACAAAGGGAGGCACTATGATCGACTTGAGTGGGAAGGTGGCCATCGTAACCGGGGGAACGCGGGGCATCGGCGCCGAGATCGTGCGCACCCTGGCCCGGCACGGCGCCGACGTGGCGCTCAACTACCGAAAGAGCGCCACCGAGGCCGAGGCCATGGTGAAGGAGCTCGAGGGCATGGGGCGCCGGGCCATTGCGGTGCAGGCCGACGTGGCCAGCTTCGCCGACGCCCAGCGCATGGTCGACGAGGTGGTGGCGAAGCTCGGCGGGCTCCACATCCTGGTCACCAACGCCGGGATGAACTGGGACGGGGTGGTCTGGAAGATGACCGAGGAGCAGTTCGACCGGGTCATCGAGGTGGACCTCAAGGGCACCTTCAACTACCTGCGGGCCGCGGCCCCGGTATTCAAGGGCCAGAACTGGGGGCGCTTCCTCTCCATCACGTCCATCAACGGCCTGCGGGGAAAGTTCGGCCAGACCAACTACTCGGCCGCCAAGGCCGGGGCCATCGGCCTGACCAAGGCCGCGGCCAAGGACCTGGGCAAGTTCGGGGTCACCTGCAACTCGGTCGCCCCGGGGTTCATCCTCACCGAGATGGGCGAGAGCATGCCCGCGGAGTTTCGCCAGACGGCCATCGACGAGTCGGCCGTCAAGAGGGCGGGCGCCCCCGAGGACGTGGCGTGGCTCGTGGCCTTC
Protein-coding sequences here:
- a CDS encoding 3-oxoacyl-ACP reductase family protein, giving the protein MIDLSGKVAIVTGGTRGIGAEIVRTLARHGADVALNYRKSATEAEAMVKELEGMGRRAIAVQADVASFADAQRMVDEVVAKLGGLHILVTNAGMNWDGVVWKMTEEQFDRVIEVDLKGTFNYLRAAAPVFKGQNWGRFLSITSINGLRGKFGQTNYSAAKAGAIGLTKAAAKDLGKFGVTCNSVAPGFILTEMGESMPAEFRQTAIDESAVKRAGAPEDVAWLVAFLASECGRHITGEVIKVDGGQYI